From the Phaeobacter inhibens DSM 16374 genome, one window contains:
- a CDS encoding polysaccharide biosynthesis/export family protein, giving the protein MRRLSLLLAALGLALLPAACGRLPGGAPASEEILKTADDADADFALYPVTRAFLPTVAHWPETGPESGGAHPGKRPLKWIGATQGAKTQIIQPGDLLTLRIWDSSDNSLLTTPDEKMVQLQDVTVAANGSIFMPYVGNVNVNGLTPDLAREKLQTAMEEIVPSAQLQLDMTEGRGNSVDLVSGVTTPGTYPMPDRNYTVMGLIAAGGGISADLNNPQIRLVRGRSIYGTSVETLLNDPRRDTLLRGGDRVFVEEDARYFLSFGATGREDLHTFTKDQMSAMDAMSVAGGFQDSRADPQGLLVLREYPDSALAPGQRGPRQPRVVFTLDLTSADGLFSARRFKINSGDLLIATEAPVNDALTISNIIGNFFGVFSRAGAL; this is encoded by the coding sequence ATGCGCCGTCTTTCCCTCCTGCTTGCCGCTCTTGGTCTCGCTCTGCTGCCGGCAGCCTGCGGTCGTTTGCCCGGCGGTGCCCCCGCCAGCGAAGAGATCCTGAAAACCGCCGATGATGCGGATGCGGATTTTGCGCTGTATCCCGTCACCCGCGCCTTTCTGCCGACAGTGGCCCATTGGCCCGAAACCGGCCCGGAAAGCGGCGGTGCCCATCCCGGCAAGCGCCCGCTGAAATGGATCGGGGCCACCCAGGGCGCCAAGACCCAGATCATCCAGCCCGGGGATCTTCTGACCCTGCGGATCTGGGACAGCAGCGACAATTCCCTGCTGACCACCCCGGATGAAAAAATGGTGCAGCTGCAGGATGTGACGGTGGCGGCCAATGGCAGCATCTTCATGCCTTATGTGGGCAATGTGAATGTGAACGGGCTGACCCCGGATCTGGCACGCGAAAAACTGCAGACCGCCATGGAAGAAATCGTGCCTTCGGCCCAGCTGCAGCTGGACATGACCGAAGGGCGCGGCAATTCGGTGGATCTGGTCAGCGGTGTCACCACCCCCGGCACCTATCCGATGCCGGATCGCAATTACACGGTGATGGGGCTGATCGCGGCCGGCGGCGGCATCAGCGCCGACCTCAACAATCCGCAGATCCGTCTGGTGCGCGGGCGCAGCATCTATGGCACCTCGGTGGAGACCCTGCTCAATGATCCGCGCCGCGACACGCTGTTGCGCGGCGGCGACCGGGTGTTTGTGGAAGAGGACGCGCGCTATTTCCTCTCCTTCGGGGCAACCGGCCGTGAGGATCTGCACACGTTCACCAAGGATCAGATGTCGGCGATGGACGCCATGTCGGTCGCGGGCGGCTTTCAGGACAGCCGCGCCGACCCGCAGGGGCTTCTGGTGCTGCGCGAATATCCCGACAGCGCCCTCGCGCCGGGCCAGCGTGGCCCGCGCCAGCCCCGGGTGGTGTTCACGCTGGATCTCACCTCGGCCGATGGGCTGTTCTCGGCCCGCCGCTTCAAGATCAATTCCGGGGATCTCTTGATCGCCACCGAAGCGCCAGTGAATGATGCCCTGACCATCTCCAATATCATCGGCAACTTCTTCGGCGTCTTCAGCCGCGCAGGCGCGCTCTGA